In a single window of the Streptomyces sp. NBC_00353 genome:
- a CDS encoding dihydrofolate reductase family protein translates to MKLVVQEFLTLDGVSQGPGSPDEDTSDGFTRGGWFVPHLDEEFDRLVGTWLGEADAFLFGRRTYQNFARDWPKMTDHPFAGILNGLPKYVASHSLTNAEWNPTSILSGDIPAQVAELKRQPGRELQIHGSAQLAQSLLAAGLIDTLRLVIAPVVVGQGRRLFPDGGAPAGLRLVSHQATPGGLSVHTFEATGLPEYGTYGADA, encoded by the coding sequence ATGAAGCTGGTTGTGCAGGAGTTCCTGACGCTCGACGGTGTCTCCCAGGGGCCGGGGTCCCCGGACGAGGACACCAGCGACGGGTTCACGCGGGGTGGCTGGTTCGTGCCGCACCTGGACGAGGAGTTCGACCGGCTCGTCGGCACCTGGCTCGGCGAGGCGGACGCATTCCTGTTCGGCCGCCGTACCTACCAGAACTTCGCGCGGGACTGGCCGAAGATGACCGACCATCCCTTCGCCGGCATCTTGAACGGCCTGCCGAAGTACGTGGCCTCCCACAGCTTGACCAATGCCGAGTGGAACCCGACCTCGATCCTGTCCGGCGACATCCCCGCCCAAGTCGCCGAGTTGAAGCGGCAGCCCGGCCGGGAACTGCAGATCCACGGCAGCGCTCAGCTGGCCCAGTCCCTGCTGGCCGCCGGGCTGATCGACACATTGCGGCTCGTCATCGCCCCGGTCGTGGTGGGCCAAGGACGACGCCTGTTCCCGGACGGCGGAGCACCGGCCGGGCTGCGGCTCGTCAGCCATCAGGCGACACCGGGCGGCCTCTCGGTGCACACCTTCGAAGCAACGGGGCTTCCGGAGTACGGGACCTACGGGGCCGACGCGTAG